A window of the Deferrivibrio essentukiensis genome harbors these coding sequences:
- a CDS encoding type II toxin-antitoxin system VapB family antitoxin, whose product MRTNIVIDDKLLEEAMKLTNIKTKKELVNTALKEFVENLKRKNIKELKGKIKFNEDYDYKSMRIGM is encoded by the coding sequence ATGAGGACAAATATTGTGATAGATGATAAGTTATTGGAAGAAGCTATGAAACTCACTAATATTAAAACTAAAAAAGAGTTAGTGAATACTGCTTTAAAAGAATTTGTAGAAAATCTAAAAAGAAAAAATATTAAAGAGCTAAAAGGTAAAATAAAGTTTAATGAAGATTATGATTATAAATCAATGAGAATAGGGATGTAA
- the vapC gene encoding type II toxin-antitoxin system VapC family toxin has translation MILVDTSVLIDYLKGNCNDKTDKLDFIIDRGIEFGINNLIYQEILQGAATSKEFNILNDYLSSLKFYYLKLGLKSYENAAKYYFECRKKGITVRSTIDMLIVETALENDLYLLHNDRDFDNVTKVITGLKIYQ, from the coding sequence TTGATTTTAGTAGATACTTCGGTTTTAATTGATTATTTAAAAGGTAATTGTAACGATAAAACTGATAAACTTGATTTTATAATTGATAGAGGGATAGAATTTGGTATAAACAATTTGATTTATCAGGAAATATTGCAAGGTGCTGCAACATCAAAAGAATTTAATATTTTAAATGATTATTTGTCATCTTTGAAATTTTATTATTTAAAATTAGGTCTAAAATCATACGAAAATGCAGCAAAATATTATTTTGAATGTAGAAAAAAGGGGATAACAGTTAGAAGTACTATTGATATGTTAATTGTCGAAACTGCTTTGGAAAACGATTTATACCTTTTACATAATGATAGAGATTTTGATAATGTAACAAAAGTTATAACAGGTTTGAAAATATATCAATGA
- the pseG gene encoding UDP-2,4-diacetamido-2,4,6-trideoxy-beta-L-altropyranose hydrolase produces the protein MLNVYILTEAGKNIGFGHLMRMIAIYQAFEIKNIKPKFIINGDESVEEYLKETEYEIFNWIDNQKRLFDMIKDADIAIIDSYLADLTLYEKISKLVNLPVYYDDNNRIEYPSGVVVNGNIHAKDLDYPKRDDINYLLGLEYLPLRKEFWEVPEKKIKENVESIMITFGGDDFRNMTPKVLKLLAENYPNIKKNVIIGKGFKNIKEIEKASDENTALIYFPDAQKMKEVMLESDIAISAGGQTLYELAKVGVPTIAVIVADNQYLAAKKMFNMEMILSVFMYPELRNTFGKLVEDINLPIDKRKFSKNKMGILKKIYPPRVVNELLKLFHILS, from the coding sequence TTGTTAAATGTTTATATTCTGACTGAAGCAGGTAAAAATATAGGATTTGGTCATCTTATGAGGATGATTGCAATTTATCAGGCATTTGAAATTAAAAATATAAAGCCAAAATTTATTATTAATGGTGATGAATCTGTTGAAGAGTATCTGAAAGAAACTGAATACGAAATTTTTAATTGGATTGATAATCAAAAAAGACTTTTTGATATGATTAAAGATGCAGATATTGCTATAATTGATAGTTATTTGGCAGATTTAACTCTTTATGAGAAAATCAGTAAATTAGTAAACTTACCAGTTTATTATGATGATAATAATAGAATAGAATATCCAAGCGGAGTTGTAGTAAATGGTAATATTCATGCAAAAGATTTAGATTATCCTAAAAGAGATGATATTAATTATTTGCTAGGTTTAGAATATTTACCACTTAGAAAAGAGTTTTGGGAAGTGCCGGAAAAAAAGATAAAAGAGAATGTAGAAAGTATAATGATTACATTTGGCGGTGATGATTTTCGTAATATGACGCCAAAAGTTTTAAAATTATTGGCTGAAAACTATCCGAATATTAAAAAGAATGTTATAATTGGTAAAGGTTTTAAGAATATAAAAGAGATAGAAAAAGCTTCAGATGAAAATACAGCTTTAATATATTTTCCTGATGCTCAAAAGATGAAAGAAGTAATGCTTGAAAGTGATATTGCTATTTCAGCCGGCGGGCAAACATTGTATGAGCTTGCAAAAGTTGGAGTTCCTACAATCGCAGTAATAGTTGCAGACAATCAATATCTTGCTGCGAAAAAAATGTTTAATATGGAAATGATACTAAGTGTCTTTATGTACCCTGAATTGAGAAATACATTTGGTAAGCTTGTTGAAGATATCAATTTACCCATAGATAAAAGAAAATTTTCAAAAAATAAAATGGGAATTTTAAAAAAAATCTATCCTCCAAGGGTAGTAAATGAATTATTAAAACTTTTTCATATATTAAGTTAG